Genomic DNA from Halonatronomonas betaini:
AAAATCGAATTCTAGAGTCGGTTTTGTAGTTACTGGCAATGGATTAAAAGATGTTAAAAATGCTAGAGAAGCAGCTAAAGAGCCATTATCAATTAAGCCTGATTTAGATCTTTTAGAAAAAGAATTTATTCAGCAGGGGGTTATTAAGGGCTGATGAAAAAAAATCTTAAACTAGGTTCAAAAATTAGGGAAATGCGTAGGTCTCAAAATATGAGTCTGGCACAGTTAGCAGATAAGATTGATAAAACTTCAAGTTATCTAAGCCAGGTAGAACGGGGATTAGCTGAACCTTCTATAACTGCTTTGCGAGAAATTTCTAAAGCATTAGATGTTCCTATTTTCTATTTTTTAGTAGAAGATGAAGAGCATAATGCTGTTGTTCGTAAAAATGAAAGAAAACAGTTAGGTTTTCCTGGCTCTAATTCAAAAGTTGAATTAATAAGTCCTGATTTAAATCATCAGATGGAAATAATTGAAGTTACCCTTGAACCTGGTGAAACTACTGTTGATATGCCCCTTTCTCATCAGGGAGAGGAATGCACATTAGTCCTTGAAGGTAAATTAGATATTAAAATTGGTGATAAAAACTATATTCTTGAACCAGGGGATAGTATATATTACTTAGCCAGTATTCCCCATAGATTATTAAGTATAGGTGATGAACCACTTGTTTTTGTCTCAGCTATAACACCACCAAATTTTTAAATTTGGTGGTTTGTAGAATATAATTATTATACTAATAGGAGGAATTCAAAAATGAGATCAGTATTTAGAAACAAAGATTTTATTACATTACAGGAGTGGTCAGTAGAAGAGATAGACACTTTATTAGATGTATCCTTTGATTTAAAGAGAAAGTTTGCCCTTGAGATTGACACACCATATTTAAATAATAAAGTAGCAATGTTAATGTTTTTTGAAGAGTCAACTAGAACCAGAAATTCAATGGAAGCAGGTCTTGCTCAGCTGGGTGGTCATGCTAATTTCCTTGATACTTCAACAATGCAGATTTCCCATGGTGAAGTTGCCAAAGATACTGCTGTTATTCTTGGAAGTTATGGTCACGGGATTGCCTGCCGTAACTGCTTCTGGGGAGAAGGGAATGCTTATTTAAGAGATATGGCGGCTCATGCTAATGTCCCGATTATGAACCTTCAATGTGACTTATATCACCCAATGCAGGCTTTAGCTGACTTAATGACTATAAAAGAGAAAAAAGAAAAGACTAAAAATCTTAATGTTTCAATAATCTGGGCTTATGCTACAAGTCATAAAAAGCCTATCTCAGTACCACTATCACAATCACTATTATTCCCAAGGTATGGTATGAACGTTACCCTTGCCTATCCTGAAGGTTTTGAAATGCCTGACTGGGTCATTGAACAGGCCAGAGAAAATGCCGAGAAAAATGGCGGTACCTTTAAGATCACCCATGATATGGATGAGGCCTATACAAATGCCGATATCGTTATTCCAAAGAACTGGGGAAGCTGGGTAAGTGATCCTAAAGATAAATTAGGCAGCAAGTTATTAGAAGAGAATAAAGACTGGAAATGTACTGAGGAAAAGATGGCTCTAGCTAAAGAGGATGCTATGTATATGCATGCCCTTCCAGCAGACAGAGGTAATGAAGTTGAAGATTCAGTTATTGATGGCCCTCAGTCAATCGTATATGAAGAGGCTGAAAATAGACTCCATACAGCCAAAGCTGTTATGGCCTTAACCATGGGAGGTAGAGGTTAATAATGGATAGAACCGAAATGGTTAATAAGATCAAAGAGGAAGTTGCAAAGTATGAAGATGATATGGTTAAGTTTATGCGAGATATCATCAGAATTCCAAGTGAGAGCTGTGAGGAAAAAGAAGTAGTTCAGAGAATTAAAGAAGAGCTTGAGGCTCTGGATTTTGATGAGGTATTTATAGATGAGATGGGCAATGTTTTCGGTAGAGTTGGTACAGGCCCAAAGGTTATAGCCTATGATGCTCATATCGATACAGTTGGTGTTGGCGACCCTGATGAATGGGACTGGGACCCCTTTGAAGGCAAGATGGAAGACGGTATAATCTATGGCCGTGGAGCCACTGACCAGGAAGGTGCCATGGTCTCAATGGCCTATGCTGGCAAGGTTATCAAAGACCTGGGACTACATGAAGAGTTTAGTCTCTACATGGTCGGTACTGTCCAGGAGGAAGACTGTGATGGCCTCTGCTGGCAGTATATTATCAATGAAGGTGTTTTAGACCCTGAAATGGTTGTTATAACCGAGCCAACTAACCTTAATATCTACCGTGGACACCGTGGAAGAATGGAGATGGAAGTTGTTACAACTGGTGTTTCCTGTCATGGTAGCGCCCCTGAAAGAGGCGATAACTCATTATATAAAATGGCTCCAATAATTTCAGGTATAGAGAAATTAAATGAAGAGCTAAAAGTAGACCCATTTCTTGGTAAGGGGACAATTGCAGTCACCCATATAACCAATGACACCCCAAGTTTATGTGCAGTTCCTAATAGAAGTGCAATCCACCTTGATCGCCGCTTAACAGCTGGCGAGGATAAGGAGTTAGCAGTAAAACAGGTTGAAGAGGTTGTAAAAAAGGCTGGTATGGAGGCAGAAGTTAGAATCCTAAATTATGATACTCCAAGTTACACTGACTTTGTCTATGAAACAGAGAAGTACTATCCAACCTGGGTATTGGAAGAAAACCATCCAGTTGTCCAGTCAACAGTAGATGCTTATAAGGATGTCTTTGATGAAGAACCAAAGGTTGATAAGTGGACATTTAGCACCAATGGTGTCTCAATCATGGGGAGAGCAGGTATTCCATGTGTCGGCTTTGGCCCTGCTAATGAGATCTATGCCCATACAGTTAATGACCAGATTCCAGTAGACCATCTGGTTAAAGCAGCAGAACTATATGCAGCCTTACCAGAATATTTAGAGTAAATAAAAATAATAATGCTTAAAGAGGAAGCCTGGCTTCCTCTTTAAGCCCTTATAACAATATTAAGTCCTTATTTATATTTTTAATCAAATTGAGCGAAAATTAAGTGTAGTCATTAAATTTAAAATAAGCCTGTAAAACAGGAAAAGTGAGGTTAAATCATGTCAGAAGTTGAGAAGAGAACAGTTAATGATAATGCGTACTATAAGTTAGAGGATAGACCTCCTTTACATGAAACTATCGTCCTTGGTTTTCAACATATGCTTGCAATGTTTGTAGGAATAATAACTCCGCCACTTATAATAGCTGGTGTAGCAGGATTAAATGCTGCTGAAACAGGTTTTTTTGTTAGTATGGCCCTTATTATGTCAGGTGTTGCATCATTTATACAGTGTTATAAAGTAGGACCAGTAGGTTCAGGATTACTTGGTGTTCATGGCACAAGTTTCACTTTTGTGCCGATGGCAATTGGAGCTGCTAATGCTGGTGGTATTCCATTAGTGCTTGGAATGGCTTTAGTAACTTCTCCTGTTGAGATGATTATAAGTCGTTTTGTAAAACAGGCAAGGAAATTATTCCCTCCTATTGTTTCAGGTACTGTTGTAACATTGATTGGATTAAGTTTAATTGAAGTTGGAATTAGAGATTTTGGTGGAGGTGCTGGAGCTGAAAACTTTGGAGCACCAATAAATTTAATGTTAGGTACATTTGTTTTAATTGTTATAATCTTAGCCAATAGGTTTGGAAAAGGTTTAGTAAAAGTCGGATCAGTTGCTATTGGTCTGGTTGCAGGTTATATTGTTGCAATTCCTCTTGGAATGGTTGATTTTCAAGCAGTAGCCGATGCTGGATGGTTTACTGCTCCAAGACCTCTATACTTTGGTCTTGATTTTAGTTGGGGTCACTTACTTCCCTGGGTTCTTGCTTATTTTATAACATCTATTGAGACGATTGGTGACCTGACAGCTATTGCTGAAACCTCTGGAGAACCTGTAACAGGGGAAATTCATAGTAATCGTTTAGGTGCAGGGATGTTAGCTGACGGGATTGCAAGTGCATTTGCTGCTATCTTTAATTCAATGCCCAATACTACTTTTAGTCAAAATGTTGGAGTTATCCAAATAACAAAAGTAGGTAGTAGGGTTGTAGGATATGCAGTCGCTGTAATATTATTATTACTTGGGTTTATTCCTAAAATCGGTGCTTTAGTAAGTGTTATGCCTAATCCTGTCTTAGGTGGAGCGACTTTAGCTTTATTTGGTATGGTTGCAACATCAGGTATTAGAATTATTACAAAAAAAGGTTTAACTGATAGAAAACTTTTCATATTATCTATAGCGTTAAGTTTTGGATTGGGGATTAATTATATGCCAGAAATTGTTGATCAATTGCCTGATCTATTATCAACAGTCCTTGAGTCAGGAGTAACAGTGGGTGCATTACTGGCTATTGGCTTGAATTTATTATTGCCAGGCAGCTCTATGGAATAATTATTTTATTTTTTAAGGAGGACCTGACCGGGGTTAACTAGAAGTTAATATATACGGATAAATTTTAGTAAAAATAAAGTTGGAGGTGAAACCTGTGACTGACTTAAAACAGGTTAATAAGTCGAAAAAAAGAGTTGATGCAAAAGCAAAAGTAACAGGTAAAGCAAAGTTTGGTGCAGATCTTAAGTTCGCTAATATGTTATATGGAAAAGTTGTTAGAACAAAATATCCATATGCTAAAATTAAGAATGTAGATATAAGTAAAGCTAAAAAATATCCAGGTGTAGAAGCGGTAATGACTGCAAAGGATATACCGAATAATACATTTGGAGTTATAATTCAAAATCAGCGAGTATTGGCTGAAGACGAAGCTATTTATATTGGAGATGGCATTGTAATGCTAGCTGCAGAAAGTAAAGAAGCTGCAGAAGAAGCAGCAAAACTGGTAGAGATTGAATATGAAGAGTTAAAAGGTATTCATGATCCTCTTGAATCTAGAAAGCCAGATGCACAATTAGTAATGGAAGGAACTGATAGCAATCAGGTTGTTCATCATCCTTTACGTAAAGGGGATGTAGAATCTGGATTTGCTGAAGCCGATCTTATTTTAGAACGAGAATATTCTACACAATACATTGAACATGCTTATTTAGAACCAGAAGCAGTAACCGTAGTGCCTAATGAACGTCAGACCCTTGTTTCAGTCTACGGTTCAGTACAGAATCCATATGCAACAAGAGATGCTGTTGCTAGAGTTTTAGAAACTGACTTAAGTCAGGTGAGAATTATTCAGGATAATATGGGTGGATCATTTGGGGGCAAAGATGAAAATATATCTTCAATGGCTGCTAGAGCTGCTGTAATGGCTTTAGCCACAGATAGGCCAGTCCAGATGGTTAACTCTAGAGAAGAATCAATAATTGAAAGTTAT
This window encodes:
- a CDS encoding YgeY family selenium metabolism-linked hydrolase; its protein translation is MVNKIKEEVAKYEDDMVKFMRDIIRIPSESCEEKEVVQRIKEELEALDFDEVFIDEMGNVFGRVGTGPKVIAYDAHIDTVGVGDPDEWDWDPFEGKMEDGIIYGRGATDQEGAMVSMAYAGKVIKDLGLHEEFSLYMVGTVQEEDCDGLCWQYIINEGVLDPEMVVITEPTNLNIYRGHRGRMEMEVVTTGVSCHGSAPERGDNSLYKMAPIISGIEKLNEELKVDPFLGKGTIAVTHITNDTPSLCAVPNRSAIHLDRRLTAGEDKELAVKQVEEVVKKAGMEAEVRILNYDTPSYTDFVYETEKYYPTWVLEENHPVVQSTVDAYKDVFDEEPKVDKWTFSTNGVSIMGRAGIPCVGFGPANEIYAHTVNDQIPVDHLVKAAELYAALPEYLE
- a CDS encoding ornithine carbamoyltransferase, which translates into the protein MRSVFRNKDFITLQEWSVEEIDTLLDVSFDLKRKFALEIDTPYLNNKVAMLMFFEESTRTRNSMEAGLAQLGGHANFLDTSTMQISHGEVAKDTAVILGSYGHGIACRNCFWGEGNAYLRDMAAHANVPIMNLQCDLYHPMQALADLMTIKEKKEKTKNLNVSIIWAYATSHKKPISVPLSQSLLFPRYGMNVTLAYPEGFEMPDWVIEQARENAEKNGGTFKITHDMDEAYTNADIVIPKNWGSWVSDPKDKLGSKLLEENKDWKCTEEKMALAKEDAMYMHALPADRGNEVEDSVIDGPQSIVYEEAENRLHTAKAVMALTMGGRG
- a CDS encoding helix-turn-helix domain-containing protein is translated as MKKNLKLGSKIREMRRSQNMSLAQLADKIDKTSSYLSQVERGLAEPSITALREISKALDVPIFYFLVEDEEHNAVVRKNERKQLGFPGSNSKVELISPDLNHQMEIIEVTLEPGETTVDMPLSHQGEECTLVLEGKLDIKIGDKNYILEPGDSIYYLASIPHRLLSIGDEPLVFVSAITPPNF
- a CDS encoding uracil-xanthine permease family protein, coding for MSEVEKRTVNDNAYYKLEDRPPLHETIVLGFQHMLAMFVGIITPPLIIAGVAGLNAAETGFFVSMALIMSGVASFIQCYKVGPVGSGLLGVHGTSFTFVPMAIGAANAGGIPLVLGMALVTSPVEMIISRFVKQARKLFPPIVSGTVVTLIGLSLIEVGIRDFGGGAGAENFGAPINLMLGTFVLIVIILANRFGKGLVKVGSVAIGLVAGYIVAIPLGMVDFQAVADAGWFTAPRPLYFGLDFSWGHLLPWVLAYFITSIETIGDLTAIAETSGEPVTGEIHSNRLGAGMLADGIASAFAAIFNSMPNTTFSQNVGVIQITKVGSRVVGYAVAVILLLLGFIPKIGALVSVMPNPVLGGATLALFGMVATSGIRIITKKGLTDRKLFILSIALSFGLGINYMPEIVDQLPDLLSTVLESGVTVGALLAIGLNLLLPGSSME